The Xanthobacter flavus genome includes a window with the following:
- a CDS encoding recombinase family protein, whose amino-acid sequence MKVAIYARYSSDNQRDASIADQLRICRLHAEKQGWQVVEEYTDHAISGASLLRPGIQALISDAARGRFQYVLAEAMDRLSRDQEDIAGLYKRMAYADVKIVTLSEGEVTHLHVGLKGTMNALFLKDLADKTRRGQRGRVEMGKSGGGNAYGYDVVKKFDAGGEPIRGDRTINEFQAGVIRRIFRDYSAGKSAKRIAFELNKEGISAPGGGEWGFSTINGNPKRGNGILNNEMYVGKLVWNRQRFIKDPDTGKRQARINPEEDWITQDVPELRILDDELWRAVKDRQKAVKLNRSDNGETENHFRERRRPKYLFSGLTKCACCGGGYSMISADLVGCSTARNKGTCDNRRNIRRDQFEARVLNALRHHLMDPALFKEFCEEFTREMNRLRMEGRASIDAAEAEIKRIDRELDKLMKLILASDSDDAPTRMMKQMKELEARQKELKAFLQDAQEPPPLLHPNMAHHYHAQVDELYAALQEDSEEKRMTAADLIRSLVKEIILTPAGGELRVDVRGDLAGILAISLKSKRPARGAGRSQVEMVAGTCSDQNLRTQKSRPVGAADLRDLVSQFEMVAGARNYRYRHSLEIAV is encoded by the coding sequence TTGAAAGTCGCGATCTACGCCCGCTATTCGTCCGACAATCAGCGCGACGCCTCCATCGCCGACCAGCTCCGCATCTGCCGCCTCCATGCCGAGAAGCAGGGTTGGCAGGTGGTCGAGGAATATACCGACCACGCCATTTCCGGCGCCTCCCTTCTTCGTCCCGGTATCCAAGCCCTGATCTCGGACGCAGCGCGCGGCCGTTTCCAGTACGTGCTGGCCGAGGCGATGGATCGTCTTTCGCGCGATCAGGAGGACATTGCCGGCCTCTACAAGCGCATGGCCTATGCGGACGTGAAGATCGTCACGCTCTCCGAGGGCGAAGTCACGCATCTGCATGTCGGTCTGAAGGGCACGATGAACGCCCTGTTCCTCAAGGATCTCGCCGACAAGACGCGCCGAGGCCAGCGCGGGCGCGTCGAGATGGGCAAGTCCGGCGGCGGCAACGCCTATGGCTATGATGTGGTGAAGAAGTTCGACGCCGGCGGCGAGCCCATACGCGGCGACCGGACCATCAACGAGTTTCAGGCGGGGGTCATCCGCCGCATCTTCCGTGACTATTCGGCCGGAAAGTCGGCGAAGCGAATTGCCTTCGAGCTGAACAAGGAGGGCATCTCCGCGCCGGGCGGTGGAGAATGGGGCTTCAGCACGATCAACGGCAATCCGAAGCGCGGCAACGGAATCCTCAACAACGAGATGTACGTTGGCAAGCTGGTCTGGAACCGTCAGCGCTTCATCAAAGACCCGGACACTGGCAAGCGCCAGGCGCGCATAAACCCGGAGGAGGACTGGATCACCCAGGATGTGCCCGAGTTGCGCATCCTTGACGACGAGCTGTGGCGGGCGGTCAAGGATCGCCAGAAAGCGGTCAAACTGAACCGTAGCGACAACGGCGAGACCGAGAACCACTTCCGGGAACGTCGGCGCCCCAAATACCTTTTCTCGGGCCTGACCAAGTGCGCCTGCTGTGGCGGTGGCTATTCGATGATCTCGGCTGACCTGGTTGGCTGCTCGACAGCCCGGAATAAGGGCACTTGCGACAATCGCAGGAACATCCGGCGCGATCAGTTCGAGGCGCGCGTCCTGAACGCGCTGCGCCATCACCTGATGGACCCAGCGCTGTTCAAAGAATTCTGCGAGGAATTCACCCGCGAGATGAATCGGCTGCGCATGGAAGGCCGAGCGTCGATCGATGCGGCCGAGGCCGAGATCAAGCGAATCGACCGGGAACTCGACAAGTTGATGAAGCTCATCCTCGCGTCCGACAGCGACGACGCCCCCACCCGGATGATGAAGCAGATGAAGGAGCTGGAGGCTCGCCAGAAGGAGCTAAAAGCGTTCCTGCAGGACGCCCAGGAGCCGCCGCCCCTCCTGCATCCAAACATGGCGCATCACTACCACGCCCAGGTGGATGAGCTGTATGCGGCGCTTCAGGAGGATTCGGAGGAAAAGCGGATGACGGCGGCCGACCTGATTCGCTCGCTGGTGAAGGAGATCATCCTGACGCCGGCAGGAGGCGAGCTTCGGGTCGACGTGCGAGGTGATCTGGCTGGAATTCTTGCGATTTCGCTCAAAAGCAAACGGCCCGCCAGAGGGGCGGGCCGATCGCAAGTCGAGATGGTTGCGGGGACCTGCTCTGATCAGAACTTGCGAACGCAAAAAAGCCGCCCGGTGGGGGCGGCTGATTTGCGCGATTTGGTATCGCAATTTGAGATGGTTGCGGGGGCACGCAACTACCGATACCGACACTCATTAGAGATAGCGGTTTGA